In a genomic window of Bos mutus isolate GX-2022 chromosome 6, NWIPB_WYAK_1.1, whole genome shotgun sequence:
- the LOC138988309 gene encoding serine protease inhibitor Kazal-type 2-like isoform X3: MVTSSASLNAQFSQHLEQKTPNCDQYKLPGCPRDFSPVCGSDMSTYPNECILCMKISTETFLFLSAGSLQKLETLRMMVMILK; this comes from the exons atgGTAACATCTAGTG CCTCTTTGAATGCTCAATTTAGTCAACATTTAGAACAAAAAACA cCAAACTGCGATCAGTATAAATTACCAGGATGTCCCAGGGACTTTAGCCCTGTGTGTGGAAGTGACATGTCCACTTATCCCAATGAGTGTATTCTGTGCATGAAAATCAG CactgaaacatttctttttctctctgctggATCCCTTCAGAAGTTAGAAACTCTCA GGATGATGGTCATGATATTAAAATAA